The following proteins are encoded in a genomic region of Bacillus sp. FJAT-22090:
- a CDS encoding dihydrolipoamide acetyltransferase family protein — translation MLEVKLHDVGEGMTEGEVLHYLVKVGDSVMTDQPLVEVQTDKMVAELTSPCSGIVKEIRIDEGEVVQVGTSLLYIESDESVRTEQKLHVEMNPVSEMKGKSTNNNEEKALPMTYKRVLATPYTRKIARDNNINIEDVRATDPSGRVTEEDVFRFLKGIQLTEESVKDEKQTVFSQEIPDEIPFKGIRKKIAEKMTKSLFTIPHVTHFDEVNMTNLLELKEQMKASGESISVPAFLIKALVISLKEFPIFNAELDEENSRILLKKNYHIGIATNTESGLMVPVIHHVDKKSIKQINKEVKGLTERAIAGKLQPFEMKNSTFTVSNVGPLGSTGATPIINYPETALIAFHKTKKQPIVNSHDEIVIGHIMTFSMAFDHRVADGATAVEFTNRFVGLIEQPHKLMLELI, via the coding sequence ATGCTCGAAGTAAAGCTGCATGATGTCGGGGAAGGAATGACCGAAGGAGAAGTACTTCATTACTTAGTGAAGGTCGGAGATTCGGTTATGACTGATCAACCACTTGTAGAAGTACAAACAGACAAAATGGTTGCTGAACTTACTTCTCCTTGCTCAGGCATCGTTAAAGAAATTCGTATTGATGAAGGTGAAGTTGTACAGGTCGGAACAAGTTTACTCTACATTGAATCCGATGAATCTGTACGGACGGAACAAAAATTACATGTAGAAATGAATCCAGTTTCAGAAATGAAAGGGAAGTCTACGAATAACAATGAAGAAAAAGCTCTTCCGATGACTTATAAACGAGTGCTTGCTACTCCATACACACGCAAAATTGCACGCGACAATAACATTAATATTGAAGATGTCCGTGCTACAGATCCATCTGGAAGAGTAACAGAGGAAGATGTTTTTCGATTCTTGAAAGGAATACAATTAACTGAGGAATCAGTAAAGGATGAAAAGCAAACAGTATTTTCTCAAGAAATACCCGATGAAATTCCTTTTAAAGGGATTCGCAAGAAGATTGCAGAAAAGATGACGAAATCACTCTTTACAATTCCCCATGTCACTCATTTTGACGAAGTCAATATGACAAACTTACTTGAATTGAAAGAGCAAATGAAAGCATCTGGAGAATCAATCAGTGTCCCAGCATTTCTTATTAAAGCACTTGTTATTTCATTAAAGGAATTCCCTATATTCAATGCGGAACTCGATGAAGAAAATAGCAGGATACTACTAAAGAAAAACTATCATATCGGTATCGCGACAAACACAGAAAGTGGTTTAATGGTCCCGGTTATTCATCATGTCGATAAGAAATCAATTAAACAGATTAACAAAGAGGTCAAAGGGTTAACAGAAAGAGCAATTGCAGGTAAACTACAACCATTTGAAATGAAAAATAGTACCTTTACAGTGAGTAATGTTGGACCTTTAGGAAGTACAGGAGCTACCCCAATTATCAACTATCCTGAAACCGCTCTGATTGCTTTTCACAAAACAAAAAAACAACCAATTGTCAATTCTCATGATGAAATCGTAATAGGCCATATTATGACATTTTCTATGGCGTTTGACCACCGTGTAGCGGATGGCGCTACGGCAGTTGAATTTACGAACCGGTTTGTAGGTTTGATTGAACAGCCACATAAACTGATGTTGGAGTTGATATAA
- a CDS encoding dihydrolipoyl dehydrogenase family protein: protein MVVGEISQERNLIIIGGGPGGYSAAIRAAQLGLTVSLIEQADMGGVCLNNGCIPSKVFTHAASKLSETAHLNSLGIGSSEMLFDFKKLSSYKSNIINQLRSGVEGLCKENKIEIIRGKATFLSVDKIGVENGHQFDIYTFEQLIIATGSNLITPDVRKEKDPRVLLAHEIYKMDKIPEHLIVRGQDYIALEIASSFAVLGAHVSIVIDGKIGLPFDESLNKELTRLFKKRKIKMYKEVDFIAKHETEEDISITFISDRNEVETISGSHLFVSEIRKPNLEELGIIRFGIELTSEGFIKIDKDMKSSFPSIYAIGDITGGPMLAGKAIKQGKAAAASIAGIQTEVDLTFMPVVAHTIPPVVSVGLTEQSARDIGIDIRVSQFALGGNGYATITGKKDGFIKVISDSTTEIIQGIHMIGEGAVEMSGSFVQLLEMAAKEEDIIFPHYAHPGYNEGLLEVVEGLVGQAIHTSPMKKKDLTKIS, encoded by the coding sequence ATGGTTGTTGGAGAAATCAGTCAAGAGCGGAATCTTATAATTATCGGGGGAGGGCCAGGTGGCTACAGTGCTGCCATACGGGCTGCACAGCTTGGTCTTACGGTCTCGTTAATTGAACAGGCTGATATGGGGGGTGTCTGTTTGAATAATGGTTGTATCCCCTCCAAAGTTTTTACACATGCAGCATCAAAATTATCAGAAACCGCTCATCTAAACAGCCTTGGAATTGGAAGTTCAGAAATGCTCTTCGATTTCAAAAAGCTAAGCTCTTATAAATCGAATATTATTAATCAGCTTAGGTCAGGTGTAGAAGGTTTGTGTAAGGAAAATAAAATCGAAATTATACGTGGAAAAGCTACATTCCTATCTGTTGATAAAATCGGAGTAGAAAATGGACATCAATTCGATATTTATACATTTGAGCAACTCATTATTGCAACTGGTAGTAACCTGATAACCCCTGATGTTAGGAAAGAGAAAGATCCAAGGGTTTTATTGGCACATGAAATATATAAGATGGATAAGATTCCAGAGCATCTCATTGTAAGAGGGCAAGATTATATTGCACTTGAGATTGCTTCTAGCTTTGCGGTATTAGGGGCTCATGTCAGTATTGTAATAGATGGTAAAATAGGTCTTCCTTTCGATGAATCTCTAAATAAAGAATTAACTCGCTTGTTTAAAAAGCGAAAAATAAAAATGTATAAAGAAGTGGATTTCATTGCAAAACATGAGACTGAAGAAGATATTTCTATTACCTTTATATCGGATAGAAATGAAGTAGAGACAATTAGTGGATCTCATCTATTTGTTTCGGAAATAAGGAAGCCTAATTTGGAGGAGCTAGGAATAATCCGCTTCGGAATTGAACTTACCTCAGAAGGATTTATTAAGATTGACAAAGATATGAAATCATCATTCCCTTCTATATATGCAATTGGTGATATAACTGGTGGTCCTATGCTCGCTGGAAAAGCTATTAAACAAGGAAAAGCTGCAGCTGCATCCATTGCTGGAATACAAACAGAAGTTGATCTGACATTTATGCCAGTTGTTGCGCATACCATTCCACCAGTCGTTTCAGTGGGGCTAACGGAACAAAGTGCACGTGATATAGGGATAGATATTCGTGTTAGCCAATTTGCTCTTGGTGGTAATGGTTATGCAACAATTACAGGGAAAAAGGATGGATTTATTAAAGTTATTTCAGATTCAACAACTGAAATAATACAAGGCATTCATATGATAGGAGAAGGGGCGGTTGAAATGTCTGGCTCCTTTGTCCAGTTGCTTGAAATGGCAGCGAAAGAAGAGGATATTATTTTTCCACACTATGCGCATCCAGGATACAATGAAGGACTCCTTGAAGTAGTAGAGGGGTTAGTTGGACAAGCAATTCATACTTCACCAATGAAAAAAAAAGACTTAACGAAGATTTCATAA
- a CDS encoding ABC transporter substrate-binding protein gives MKNGWKKMLAVLFSYTLILAACSDGGEKEASSKKYKIGVTQIVEHPSLNAAFDGFKKALEDAGINAEYEVQNAQGDNSSNTTIATNLVSANVDLIFANSTPSAQAVASATSEIPIVFTSVTDAVGAELVDSMEKPGGNVTGTIDAHPDAITNTMKFLKDELGAKNVGMVFNSGEQNSRAQVDAVKEMLKDMNMSVVEASVATSADVKQATESLIGKVDSMYIITDNTVVSALESVISVANENKIPMMVGEFDSVKRGGLAAYGFEYFDIGYEAGQMAVKILKGESKPADLPVQIPQKLKLIMNKDTASTLGLDVKDEWKAEFSE, from the coding sequence ATGAAAAACGGTTGGAAAAAAATGTTGGCTGTTCTTTTCAGTTATACGCTAATTCTTGCGGCATGTAGTGATGGAGGGGAAAAAGAGGCATCTTCGAAGAAATATAAAATAGGCGTTACTCAGATTGTTGAACACCCTTCCCTAAATGCGGCTTTCGATGGCTTTAAAAAGGCTTTAGAAGATGCAGGAATCAATGCGGAATATGAGGTTCAAAACGCTCAAGGTGATAATAGTTCTAATACGACAATCGCAACGAATCTTGTTAGTGCAAATGTAGATCTAATTTTTGCAAACTCAACACCGAGTGCTCAAGCAGTAGCTAGTGCTACATCAGAAATCCCTATCGTTTTCACTTCAGTAACAGATGCAGTTGGAGCTGAGCTTGTAGACTCAATGGAAAAACCAGGTGGTAATGTAACTGGCACGATTGATGCTCATCCTGATGCAATTACCAATACAATGAAGTTCCTTAAAGACGAATTGGGAGCAAAAAATGTTGGAATGGTGTTTAACTCTGGAGAGCAAAATTCTCGTGCTCAAGTAGATGCAGTAAAAGAAATGTTGAAAGATATGAATATGTCTGTAGTGGAAGCTTCTGTTGCAACATCTGCAGACGTGAAACAAGCAACAGAATCATTAATCGGTAAAGTAGACTCGATGTATATCATTACCGATAACACAGTTGTTTCCGCTCTTGAATCTGTAATTTCAGTAGCAAATGAAAATAAAATTCCAATGATGGTAGGCGAATTTGACTCCGTAAAACGAGGAGGCCTAGCAGCATACGGCTTTGAATATTTTGACATTGGATACGAAGCAGGACAAATGGCTGTCAAAATCTTAAAAGGGGAAAGTAAACCAGCTGACTTGCCTGTTCAAATTCCGCAAAAGCTTAAATTGATAATGAATAAAGACACAGCATCTACCTTAGGACTTGACGTAAAAGACGAATGGAAAGCCGAGTTTAGTGAATAA
- a CDS encoding ABC transporter permease codes for MFSAMFGSVEQGIIYAIMALGVYLSFRVLDFPDLTVDGSFVTGAGVAATMIVLGYHPAAATAVAIVIGFLAGCVTGFLHTKGKINALLSGILMMIALYSINLRIMGLTSANSIGRPNIPLLNAETIFIQFQTFWSSLGIDSNINHFFSMMGVQYLPSTWGTLFIMIIIVLLIKFIVDWFLKTEVGLAIRATGDNKKMIRSLSANTDTLVIVGLGFSNALVAFSGALIAQYAKFADIGMGIGMIIIGLASVIIGEAVFGTKTILRTTFAVIAGAIIYRIVLGLALRVDLLDTGDMKLITAVIVICALILPQYFEKRREKNRKAKRHAERQMEHEHLLLREGNAIAKAQSD; via the coding sequence ATGTTTTCAGCAATGTTTGGCTCAGTGGAGCAAGGAATCATCTATGCAATAATGGCACTTGGTGTGTATTTATCATTCCGAGTTTTAGATTTTCCAGATTTAACAGTTGACGGGAGTTTTGTAACAGGAGCCGGAGTTGCTGCCACGATGATTGTCCTAGGATATCATCCGGCAGCTGCTACGGCAGTTGCTATAGTTATCGGATTTCTTGCTGGATGTGTAACCGGCTTCCTACATACAAAAGGAAAAATAAATGCACTATTATCTGGAATATTGATGATGATAGCTTTGTATTCTATTAATCTACGCATAATGGGGCTGACTTCTGCAAATTCCATTGGTCGTCCGAATATACCGTTATTAAATGCCGAAACAATATTTATTCAATTCCAAACTTTTTGGAGTTCTTTAGGTATCGATAGTAACATTAATCATTTTTTCAGCATGATGGGAGTTCAATACTTGCCTTCTACTTGGGGTACATTGTTCATCATGATCATTATCGTTTTACTCATTAAGTTTATCGTCGACTGGTTTTTAAAAACCGAAGTGGGTCTTGCAATTAGAGCTACTGGTGATAACAAGAAAATGATTCGAAGTTTATCTGCTAATACTGACACACTTGTAATTGTTGGTCTTGGATTTTCAAATGCACTAGTTGCTTTTTCAGGCGCTCTAATTGCTCAATATGCAAAGTTTGCGGACATCGGAATGGGAATCGGAATGATTATTATCGGACTTGCTTCAGTCATTATTGGTGAGGCGGTATTTGGTACGAAAACAATATTGCGAACAACCTTTGCAGTAATTGCGGGAGCTATTATTTATAGAATTGTACTAGGTCTCGCACTTAGAGTGGATTTACTTGATACAGGAGATATGAAATTAATTACTGCTGTTATTGTAATTTGCGCGTTGATTTTACCGCAATACTTTGAAAAGAGGCGGGAAAAAAATAGAAAAGCTAAACGCCATGCGGAACGGCAAATGGAACATGAACACTTACTCTTGAGGGAGGGAAATGCCATTGCTAAAGCTCAGTCAGATTAA
- a CDS encoding ABC transporter ATP-binding protein encodes MLKLSQINKLFNEATPDEKIALDQINLTLNPGDFMTVIGSNGAGKSTMLNMISGALTPDFGEIEIANKNVTKMPEYKRSQMIGRVFQDPMAGTAPTMTIEENLAMAYSRNKKRRLKNGVDKKRRELFRTSLETLHLNLENRLNAKVGMLSGGERQALSLLMATFTQPSILLLDEHTAALDPSRAEVITNLTKQLVEKDQLTTLMITHNMQQALDLGNRLIMMDKGQIILEIEAEEKKKLTIAKLMDEFQRIRGEKLTSDKALLSV; translated from the coding sequence TTGCTAAAGCTCAGTCAGATTAATAAGTTATTTAATGAGGCAACACCAGATGAAAAAATTGCTTTAGATCAAATTAATCTAACGTTAAACCCTGGAGATTTCATGACTGTGATTGGTAGCAATGGTGCTGGAAAATCGACGATGCTGAATATGATTTCAGGCGCTCTTACTCCTGATTTTGGTGAAATTGAAATAGCGAATAAAAACGTTACAAAAATGCCGGAATATAAACGCTCACAAATGATCGGAAGGGTATTTCAAGACCCAATGGCTGGAACTGCACCTACGATGACCATCGAGGAAAACTTGGCGATGGCTTATTCGCGAAACAAAAAACGTAGATTAAAAAATGGAGTTGACAAGAAGCGGCGAGAGTTGTTCCGAACATCACTTGAAACTCTTCATTTAAACCTTGAAAATCGGTTGAATGCAAAAGTAGGAATGCTTTCTGGAGGGGAGAGGCAAGCGCTTTCTCTATTGATGGCTACATTTACGCAACCATCTATTTTACTTCTGGACGAACATACTGCAGCACTAGACCCATCCCGAGCGGAAGTAATTACGAATTTAACAAAGCAGCTTGTTGAAAAGGATCAACTTACTACGCTAATGATCACACATAATATGCAACAAGCGTTAGACCTCGGGAACAGGCTTATTATGATGGATAAAGGACAGATCATTCTAGAAATTGAAGCGGAGGAAAAGAAAAAACTAACCATTGCTAAACTAATGGATGAATTCCAACGTATTCGTGGTGAGAAATTAACTAGTGATAAAGCATTGTTATCCGTTTAA
- a CDS encoding fumarylacetoacetate hydrolase family protein, with translation MSRASFKVLGEPVLIKAEVNAHKNTVVIEDYELIPNEIQFDNPITGTVYGTMLNYKGELERLGDDVNNEPYFSPPIAPVLYIKPVNTFNCYGGSIPMPIGISKLEMGAALGIVIGKQAVVVDESTALSYVAGYTIVNDVRIPHDSLYRPAIHFQARDGFCPIGPWIIDRHGVENPDNVSIRVFINDKLQQENSTSNLVRSVSRLLADVTEFMTLNPGDVLLVGVPEDAPQAKVGDKIRIEIDGIGSLENVIVDESESKWRKPI, from the coding sequence TTGAGCCGAGCTAGTTTTAAAGTGTTGGGGGAACCCGTATTAATAAAAGCGGAAGTGAATGCACATAAGAATACTGTTGTGATAGAGGACTACGAGTTAATACCGAATGAAATCCAGTTTGACAACCCGATTACAGGAACTGTTTATGGGACAATGCTGAATTATAAAGGTGAACTTGAAAGATTAGGTGATGATGTAAATAACGAACCTTATTTTTCGCCTCCAATCGCTCCTGTCCTTTATATAAAACCTGTGAATACGTTCAATTGTTATGGTGGTTCAATACCGATGCCAATAGGGATATCGAAATTAGAAATGGGAGCGGCTCTCGGAATAGTTATAGGAAAGCAAGCGGTAGTTGTGGATGAATCTACTGCATTATCTTATGTGGCAGGGTACACGATCGTAAACGATGTTCGAATACCGCATGATAGCTTATATCGGCCAGCGATTCATTTTCAAGCAAGAGATGGTTTCTGTCCAATTGGGCCATGGATTATCGATCGTCATGGAGTAGAAAATCCAGATAACGTATCAATCCGCGTATTCATTAATGATAAACTCCAGCAAGAAAATTCAACATCCAATTTAGTTCGTTCCGTCTCACGGTTACTTGCGGATGTGACCGAGTTTATGACATTAAATCCAGGAGATGTGTTACTCGTAGGTGTCCCTGAAGACGCACCGCAAGCAAAGGTAGGAGATAAAATTCGAATTGAAATTGACGGTATTGGTAGCTTAGAAAACGTAATTGTTGATGA